A DNA window from Theobroma cacao cultivar B97-61/B2 chromosome 5, Criollo_cocoa_genome_V2, whole genome shotgun sequence contains the following coding sequences:
- the LOC18597727 gene encoding vacuolar amino acid transporter 1, whose amino-acid sequence MKIDEDLGFDREDAFQTDDEENRAERVCVDDCGDDTESDYALASRNPSSNCLEVNNTTWPQSYRESMDMLKGVTPPSINFLSGTTATGLIGSSSFRKHQSNDDESSHKKPLISERSFDEEVPTSTLLASQQRIFANESTPSQRQCSFTQSLINGINVLCGIGLLTTPYAVKEGGWLSLSLLIIFGIIACYTGILLKRCLESSPGLQTYPDIGQAAFGVAGRLMISVILYAELYAACVEYVIMMSDNLSTIFPNASIDFAGIYLDSHQVFSIVGALTVLPTVWLRDLSLLSYLSVGGVGASILVVLCLLWVGAVDQVGFHGSGTALNLANLPISVGIYSFCYAGHSVLPNIYSSMKEPSLFPLVLVASFIFCWFACTGAAISGFLIFGDSAESQFTLNMPIKFTASKIAAWTVVIITVSKYALTLTPIALSVEELVPSMTQFRSYGVSIIIRTALVISTLVVAMTVPFFAFVMALAGSLLAMLLCIIFPCACYLSILRASLTKLQKAVCIGIAVLGLVIACFGTYSAILRIAGQLD is encoded by the exons ATGAAGATAGATGAGGATCTTGGTTTCGATCGGGAAGATGCATTCCAGACAGACGATGAAGAAAACCGAGCTGAAAGGGTATGTGTTGATGATTGCGGGGACGACACAGAATCTGATTACGCCCTCGCTTCCCGAAACCCTTCTAGTAATTGCCTGGAAGTCAACAATACCACATGGCCTCAAAGCTACAG GGAATCAATGGATATGCTCAAAGGCGTTACACCTCCATCCATTAATTTCTTAAGCGGAACTACTGCAACAGGATTAATAGGCAGTTCCTCATTTCGCAAACATCAAAGTAATGATGATGAGTCCTCCCACAAAAAACCACTCATTTCTGAAAGAAGTTTTGATGAAGAAGTGCCTACCTCTACTCTCCTAGCTTCGCAGCAAAGAATATTTGCTAACGAATCAACACCATCACAGAGGCAGTGTTCATTTACCCAATCACTAATTAATG GAATCAATGTTCTGTGCGGCATAGGACTCCTTACAACTCCTTATGCAGTCAAAGAAGGTGGGTGGTTGAGCCTCTCACTACTCATAATATTTGGTATCATTGCCTGTTATACTGGGATTTTGTTAAAGAGATGTTTAGAAAGCTCTCCTGGCCTACAAACTTATCCTGATATCGGACAGGCTGCTTTCGGGGTAGCTGGTCGACTAATGATATCT GTAATCTTGTACGCAGAATTATAT GCTGCGTGCGTGGAGTACGTAATAATGATGAGTGATAACCTGTCAACGATTTTCCCAAACGCCAGCATAGATTTTGCTGGAATATATCTTGACTCTCATCAAGTATTTTCAATCGTAGGAGCTCTGACCGTTCTCCCAACGGTTTGGCTCCGAGACCTTAGTTTGCTGTCATACCTTTCAG TTGGTGGAGTAGGAGCATCAATTTTAGTGGTGCTTTGCTTGTTATGGGTTGGGGCAGTTGATCAAGTCGGGTTTCATGGAAGCGGGACTGCTCTTAACCTTGCAAACCTTCCCATTTCAGTTGGTATATACAGTTTCTGCTACGCTGGTCATTCCGTTTTGCCAAATATATATTCTTCCATGAAAGAGCCCTCACTTTTCCCACTTGTCCTTGTAGCCAG CTTTATATTCTGTTGGTTCGCGTGCACAGGGGCAGCAATCTCTGGCTTTCTGATATTTGGTGACTCAGCTGAATCTCAGTTTACTTTAAACATGCCCATAAAATTTACAGCTTCTAAAATTGCCGCCTGGACAGTG GTTATTATTACAGTATCAAAGTATGCCTTGACACTCACTCCCATTGCATTGAGTGTAGAAGAACTTGTACCTTCGATGACACAGTTCAGATCATATGGAGTTTCTATAATCATCAGAACAGCTTTAGTGATTTCAACTCTAGTTGTTGCAATGACAGTTCCATTCTTTG CTTTTGTGATGGCATTGGCAGGATCTTTGCTTGCGATGCTACTT TGTATTATCTTCCCATGTGCCTGTTACCTCAGCATACTTCGTGCGAGCTTAACCAAGTTACAA AAAGCAGTCTGCATTGGCATTGCTGTTCTAGGATTGGTGATTGCTTGTTTTGGCACATATTCTGCGATTTTAAGAATAGCTGGCCAACTCGATTGA